From one Thermoplasmata archaeon genomic stretch:
- a CDS encoding UDP-glucuronic acid decarboxylase family protein yields the protein MPRSVVTGGAGFLGSHLCERLLAEGHTVIAVDNLLTGSRENLAPLRKHPKFTFRKQDVSEDLKIPGKVDFVLHFASPASPVDYAKFGIQTLKANALGTYKTLGLAKAKRARYLLASTSEVYGDPQVTPQPETYWGHVNPIGPRSVYDEGKRFAEALAMAYRHQHGLDLRIARIFNTYGSRMRLDDGRVIPNFIGQALRGEPLTVYGDGSQTRSFCYVDELIEGIWRLLTAARVAGPVNLGNPDERTVSEIAALIQKLTGKHVGTVREPLPADDPKVRCPDITKARTVLGWEPRVSLEDGLRRTIAFFEQKAAAMAR from the coding sequence ATGCCTAGGTCCGTGGTCACGGGCGGCGCGGGCTTCCTGGGCAGTCACCTCTGCGAGCGTCTCCTCGCGGAGGGGCACACCGTGATCGCGGTGGACAACCTCCTCACGGGCTCCCGGGAGAATCTCGCGCCGTTGAGGAAGCATCCGAAGTTCACGTTCCGGAAGCAGGACGTCTCGGAGGACCTCAAGATCCCGGGCAAGGTGGACTTCGTCCTCCACTTCGCCTCGCCGGCGAGCCCCGTGGACTACGCGAAGTTCGGCATCCAGACCTTGAAGGCCAACGCCCTCGGCACGTACAAGACGCTGGGGCTCGCGAAGGCCAAGCGAGCGCGGTACCTGCTCGCGTCGACCTCCGAGGTGTACGGCGATCCTCAGGTGACCCCGCAGCCCGAAACGTACTGGGGCCACGTGAATCCCATCGGGCCGCGGAGTGTCTACGACGAGGGGAAGCGGTTCGCGGAAGCGCTGGCCATGGCGTACCGGCACCAGCATGGGCTGGACCTCCGCATCGCCCGGATCTTCAACACGTACGGGAGCCGGATGCGTCTGGACGACGGCCGCGTGATCCCGAACTTCATCGGGCAGGCCCTGCGGGGCGAGCCGCTCACGGTCTACGGGGACGGATCCCAGACGCGATCGTTCTGCTACGTGGACGAACTCATCGAGGGAATCTGGCGCCTCCTGACCGCCGCCCGCGTGGCAGGCCCCGTGAACCTGGGGAACCCGGACGAGCGCACGGTATCCGAGATCGCGGCCCTCATCCAGAAACTCACGGGGAAGCACGTCGGCACGGTCCGCGAGCCGCTGCCCGCGGACGATCCCAAGGTCCGGTGCCCGGACATCACGAAGGCCCGCACGGTCCTTGGCTGGGAGCCGAGGGTCTCTCTCGAGGACGGGCTGCGGCGGACCATCGCGTTCTTCGAGCAGAAGGCGGCGGCCATGGCCCGGTAG